AAAGAGCTTTGGGCAGATAGCAGTCGCTAGAGTTCATCCAGGCAATGTAATCCCCAGTACATCTCTCAAATCCCTTGTTGATAGCATGGGATTGGCCTCGGTCAGGTTCACTGACCCAATAGCTTAACCAAGGCGAATACTTCTTGACGATTTCGGTAGAGTTGTCTGTACTGCCTCCATCAATAATGATGTACTCCAGGTTGGGATATCCTTGCAATAGAACAGAACGAATTGCTTCTTCTAAAAACTGATCTTGATTGTAGCTAGGAGTAACGATACTAACACGAGGCCAGTCGGAACCATCTGGCCTTTTTTCTGGCAGTTTTGGGCTCTGCTCCGTCCACGGCCACCCAGCTTTACCTTCTAGCGGTGGCGGTAAATCTTTAATATCTAGTACGTTACCAACAGTCATTTGTTACTTATTGCCTGATAAACAGCGAGAGTTTGAGCAGCGGTTTTCTCCCAACTAAACATTGTTGCTCTTTTCTCGCCCTTTGCAATTAGCTCATCGCGTTTCGTGGGGTTTTCAGATAAATCGATCAAAATATCAGCTAGGTCAGTTATTGAGTTGGGACCAAACAATATACCAGCATCACCGACGACCTCAGGAATACTGGAGCAGTTAGAAGCGACAACAGCTGTTCTGCATGACATAGCTTCTAAAGGCGGTATGCCAAAGCCTTCATACAGGGAAGGGTACACTAAAGCAAGACTACAGCGATAGAGCTTAGCCAAGTGTCTATCATCAGCATAATTGTAGTGCTCGATAGCATGGGCCAAGTTTAGGGTGGCAACAAGTTGTTTCTCTTCATCATTAAACGCTGGACCGACCACACATAGCATCAGCTCAGGCCGAATACTTATAGCCTTTGCAAGGGCCATGAGTATGCGATCGAAATTTTTGTAGTTATATCGGCTACCAACATAAAGATAGTAGGGCCGAGTTGGCACAGCCTCAGTGCCGTAGGCCAGACTTACATTCATATCTGTAGCAAGATACGTGACTGTCACTCTGTCTTCTAACGCAGGGTATCGCTCAAGCAAGTCTTTTTTCGTATTTTCGGAGATACAGATAATTGCTTGTGCCGCTAGGACTGCTTGGCGTTTCTCCTCGATTTGGTGACCGTCAGGATCCGTTTGCTTTGCGAAAAGCTCGTGAATCATGTCATAAACAGTCACCACAATAGGGCGTTTGACTGTATCGAAGTTTTGTTGAGTTAGAAGCGAGTAGTAAGTTGGATGGAAAACCTCGTATCTTCCAAAATTGGTTACACTTCTAAAGTAGTACTTCTCAAGCCAGTACGAGAGGCGACCAGGACGAAAGCCAAATCTTTTGTAGAAGAAAACCTTGAGGTTTGGATGAGTTGGATAGTTAACCTCACGGTTCTGACAGGTCGTTAGAAGTGGAGTGTAGTCCTCTGGCAACCTACTAATTAGGTTGGCAAAGTACCGATTAACCCCTCCAGCAAATTGGATTGCGTAAATTTGACCGTCATAAAGAATACGCATTTGGGTAGTTCTTGTTTGGGCTAACTACTCAGTGCTACCTTATAAGCCGCAATAGTTTCCTGAGTGCATCTTTTCCAGCTAAATTTCTTTGCTCGCTCTAGAGATTTTTTAGCCATAGATGCTCTGAGTGAGGAGTTGTTATAAACTTCAAGCAAGCTGTGGCACAAGGCGTCAGTGTCAGTTGGGGAAACCATGATACCTGCATCTCCAACTACTTCGGGTAAAGAAGAGGTATTTGAGGTGATGACCGGGATACCGCACTGCATTGCTTCTAAGGGAGGTAAGCCGAATCCCTCGTAAAAGGAAGGATAGACAAAAGCGAGAGCACCACTGTAGAGCGCTGCCAGGTCCTCATCTGCAACATAACCTGTTACAAAAATTCGGTCTTTCAGCTGGCTAGAACCCGCGATTTCACTAAAAATCTTGTCATAGTTCCAGCCTTTTGTACCCACGAGGACAAGGTTCAAATCTTTGATATTCTCTTGCAGAACTAGCTTTGTGAAAGACCGAATTGTGTGATCAATATTTTTGCGGGGCTCTAGAGTACTTAAGCTCAAGATGTAAGGAGTCTCTGGAATACCGTATCTCTTTAAAGAGATAAGAATCTGTTGGGAATCAGGGCAGGGATAAAAAAGATCAGAGGCAGCTAAATGAGTCACGAATACTTTAGAGGGATCAATATCCTCACGATAATTACATAAATCCTGTTTAGTTGCATGGGAAATGCAAGTGACATAGCCGTCCGAATCTAGGCTACTTAAAATTCTTGTAAAAAGGCTTTCTACATCAGATTCAAAGAAATTTGGATACAGAACAGGAATCATATCGCAAATCGTCAAAAACTTCTTTGCTTGTTTTGTCTCTCTTATTTGCTTAGACAAAGGATAGAAAGGAGAATGAATTACATCCGCCCGATTTAGTTCTTCAGGGTGGATTCCCAAAGAGTATGGTGCAAGCAAGTTACTAGCAGAATGTGTAAACCTCCTTGCCACCCTTAGAGAAATCTTTTTAGGTAACGGCGCCTTGCCACCATTAATTTCAGAATTGAAACTTGAAACGCAACCATCTAAAAAATTTTTGATTCTCGTAAGTCTCGGTAGAGAAAGAGAAATTTTTTTAAGTTTAGGGTTGGTTCTCAAATAGTCTAGAGAGGCAGCTAAATCACTGTCAGCACAGAAAGACAAGTCTAATTCCTTCGAATCAGCCAATCCATAAGCGATGTTCTCAGCAACTCGAAAGACTCCTGTGCGAGCACGTGGATTGAGATGGCCGGTTCCAAGAACTGATATATCGTAGATAATCTTCATGCTTTAAGTAGAAGAAACTACTTTAAGTAAAGTAGATGCGGATGCTTTCAACAGTATCTTGCCTAGTTCTCTTTGCTCTTCGATTATTAAACCACCATTTTATAAGAGAAAGAAAAATCTTCGGCGGAACATATTTTCGCCAGTACAAAAACGCAAGTAAGCTAGCCCATAGAAATACATCTGCAATGTGTTTGCCTTGATTCTGATCAGTTTGTTCGAGAGCTGTTATATCTTGAGACTTAATATAGGCATAGCCTAAAATCCATCTATCAGGAACACTATTGAATTTTTGATGTAGCATATCGTTAATTTCGTGATGGACTGCTTCTCTTTGGCTAAGAGTTTTATTACTTGCATATAATCGCGATCCGGCAAGTTTTTTTCTAA
The Leptolyngbya sp. FACHB-261 DNA segment above includes these coding regions:
- a CDS encoding glycosyltransferase family 1 protein, whose amino-acid sequence is MRILYDGQIYAIQFAGGVNRYFANLISRLPEDYTPLLTTCQNREVNYPTHPNLKVFFYKRFGFRPGRLSYWLEKYYFRSVTNFGRYEVFHPTYYSLLTQQNFDTVKRPIVVTVYDMIHELFAKQTDPDGHQIEEKRQAVLAAQAIICISENTKKDLLERYPALEDRVTVTYLATDMNVSLAYGTEAVPTRPYYLYVGSRYNYKNFDRILMALAKAISIRPELMLCVVGPAFNDEEKQLVATLNLAHAIEHYNYADDRHLAKLYRCSLALVYPSLYEGFGIPPLEAMSCRTAVVASNCSSIPEVVGDAGILFGPNSITDLADILIDLSENPTKRDELIAKGEKRATMFSWEKTAAQTLAVYQAISNK
- a CDS encoding glycosyltransferase family 1 protein, which translates into the protein MKIIYDISVLGTGHLNPRARTGVFRVAENIAYGLADSKELDLSFCADSDLAASLDYLRTNPKLKKISLSLPRLTRIKNFLDGCVSSFNSEINGGKAPLPKKISLRVARRFTHSASNLLAPYSLGIHPEELNRADVIHSPFYPLSKQIRETKQAKKFLTICDMIPVLYPNFFESDVESLFTRILSSLDSDGYVTCISHATKQDLCNYREDIDPSKVFVTHLAASDLFYPCPDSQQILISLKRYGIPETPYILSLSTLEPRKNIDHTIRSFTKLVLQENIKDLNLVLVGTKGWNYDKIFSEIAGSSQLKDRIFVTGYVADEDLAALYSGALAFVYPSFYEGFGLPPLEAMQCGIPVITSNTSSLPEVVGDAGIMVSPTDTDALCHSLLEVYNNSSLRASMAKKSLERAKKFSWKRCTQETIAAYKVALSS